Proteins encoded within one genomic window of Haematobia irritans isolate KBUSLIRL chromosome 5, ASM5000362v1, whole genome shotgun sequence:
- the LOC142240546 gene encoding mitochondrial ribosome-associated GTPase 2: protein MSLRRICSIVLRRHYCSKKLSREWRATNDDVSITPLRPRKSKSERIYQHQNFSDVKMIRTVGGKGGDGCISFLQLWCNERAGPDGGDGGSGGHIMFEASSNVSNLYHVSNNVRGDEGQRGSAKNCHGKNAKHTVVKVPIGTIIRDQNGSIIGDLSREGMMFIAARGGAGGKGNTFFTTDKENSPKVCEHGPPGEDITYILEMRCIADIGMIGFPNAGKSTLLNAISRARPKVAPYAYTTLRPNIGMIQYADNFQLAVADLPGIIADAHRNKGLGLQFLKHAEHCSALMFVLDVSSPEPWIQYDILLYEMSKFSEKMANYPKIIVGNKIDRPEAMDNLLELKERIGMPVIDISAKVGTNLNELLKQMRNIHEQQKSREIKSN from the exons ATGTCTTTAAGACGAATTTGCTCAATTGTTTTGAGGCGACATTATTGTTCAAAGAAACTATCAAGGGAATGGCGGGCAACAAACGATGACGTATCCATTACGCCGCTTAGACCAAGAAAATCAAAATCTGAGCGTATATATCAG CATCAAAATTTTTCAGATGTGAAAATGATACGTACCGTTGGCGGAAAAGGTGGAGATGGCTGTATTTCATTTTTGCAATTGTGGTGTAATGAGAGAGCAGGTCCCGATGGTGGAGATGGCGGAAGCGGAGGCCATATCATGTTTGAAGCTTCCAGCAATGTATCTAATCTATATCACGTTTCCAATAATGTTCGTGGTGATGAGGGTCAACGTGGATCCGCCAAGAATTGTCATGGAAAAAATGCCAAACATACAGTGGTGAAAGTACCTATAGGTACGATTATACGAGATCAGAATGGTTCGATCATTGGCGATTTGAGTCGTGAGGGTATGATGTTTATTGCTGCAAGGGGCGGAGCTGGAGGCAAaggtaatacattttttaccaCAGACAAAGAAAATTCACCCAAGGTTTGCGAACATGGTCCGCCGGGAGAAGACATAACATACATATTGGAAATGCGTTGTATAGCTGATATTGGTATGATAGGATTCCCCAATGCTGGTAAAAGTACATTGCTGAATGCCATAAGCAGAGCTCGGCCCAAAGTCGCTCCATATGCCTACACAACATTGAGGCCAAACATTGGGATGATACAATATGCCGATAATTTCCAATTGGCAGTGGCAGATCTGCCAGGAATAATAGCTGATGCTCATCGAAATAAGGGATTGGGTTTGCAGTTTTTAAAACATGCTGAACATTGTTCAGCTTTAATGTTTGTTCTGGATGTTAGTTCCCCTGAGCCTTGGATTCAATATGATATCCTCCTTTATGAAATGAGTAAATTTAGTGAGAAAATGGCAAATTATCCAAAAATAATTGTAGGTAATAAAATCGATAGGCCAGAAGCAATGGACAATTTGTTGGAATTAAAAGAACGAATTGGAATGCCAGTTATAGACATAAGTGCTAAAGTTGGAACCAATTTAAATGAATTACTGAAACAAATGAGAAATATACATGAGCAACAAaaatcaagagaaataaaatcgaattga
- the LOC142240287 gene encoding transcription factor grauzone-like: MDKCMLCLKSTMELSESECIQMDSSQWEEQEVKKLIDKHLWPIETIATHSSLCPICWSELNGFHNFYTRIEEAHNELKSLLKTEESPLADEENKPKDLHLENLNEPEIDLSQALDTDIVIKEEAAEEFLPDEDSDNDNGKDLDFADDGLGFLDIASSSDSNESESESDDDLPLINRKNSKTPSKAKTKRRTRRSSTMDFDDDDNDNDPDPLTTEKKKSSSDSKSNAGRKSYYQPKTNRLEHDKFLQEHYKITCNKCQLPFDTFPLLCKHYSKEHNERGFVTCCEMKFFDRSLLVDHINFHLNPEYFKCKECGKVLTQRRCLWAHMKLHEEKKFCCDICDKKFVQKSKLERHKLTHLPQQEKKFPCKECGKFFGNEYVLTQHQRVVHLNIYAKVCEICGQTMPDSNSFKRHMEKHDSVSEIKSSTPTTTVKCDECGLILAGPLNLKRHRDLQHPVGGKRDYTCHICRKISPNLRALKKHIRCTHEMGYNYKCNLCEKAFKRSDNLKAHMSTHTGTPLYSCPWCPKTFNSNGNMHNHRKKAHPVEWEEARRKKYSGNLPPNFKPPTTTNNTHYYPVPAATTNINQT, encoded by the exons ATGGATAAGTGTATGCTTTGTTTGAAATCAACAATGGAACTGTCCGAGTCCGAATGCATACAAATGGACTCGTCGCAATGGGAAGAACAAGAAGTCAAAAAACtgatagacaaacatttgtggccCATA GAGACTATTGCAACACATTCAAGCCTTTGTCCCATATGTTGGTCTGAACTAAAtggatttcataatttttatacaagaATAGAGGAAGCCCATAATGAATTGAAGTCGCTTCTCAAGACGGAAGAGAGTCCTTTGGCGGATGAAGAGAATAAACCAAAAGATTTACATTTAGAAAATCTTAATGAGCCCGAAATTGATTTAAGTCAAGCACTAGATACAGATATTGTTATAAAAGAAGAAGCTGCAGAGGAATTTTTGCCTGACGAAGATAGTGACAATGATAACGGCAAAGATCTCGATTTTGCGGACGATGGTCTAGGGTTCTTGGATATTGCTTCTAGTAGTGATAGCAATGAAAGTGAGAGCGAAAGTGATGATGATCTACCATTAATAAACCGAAAAAATTCCAAAACTCCTTCAAAAGCTAAAACGAAACGAAGAACCAGAAGAAGTAGCACAATGGACTTCGACGATGATGACAATGACAATGATCCCGATCCCCTAACaacagaaaagaaaaaatcatcaagTGATTCCAAATCAAATGCTGGTCGTAAATCATATTATCAGCCAAAAACAAATCGTTTGGAAcatgacaaatttttgcaagaacATTACAAAATCACTTGCAATAAATGTCAGTTGCCTTTTGATACGTTTCCATTGCTATGTAAACATTACAGTAAAGAGCATAATGAAAGAGGTTTTGTGACCTGTTGTGAAATGAAGTTTTTCGACCGCAGTCTTCTAGTGGATCACATTAATTTCCATTTAAATCCAGAGTATTTCAAATGTAAAGAATGTGGTAAAGTGCTAACGCAGAGGCGTTGTCTATGGGCCCATATGAAATTGCATGAAGAAAAGAAGTTCTGTTGTGATATTTGCGATAAGAAGTTTGTGCAAAAGTCTAAATTGGAGCGGCATAAACTTACACATTTGCCGCAACAAGAGAAAAAGTTCCCATGTAAAGAGTGTGGCAAATT CTTTGGAAACGAATATGTTCTTACCCAACATCAACGTGTAGTTCATCTTAATATCTATGCCAAGGTATGTGAGATTTGTGGCCAAACTATGCCGGACTCGAATTCATTTAAACGTCATATGGAAAAGCATGATTCGGTTAGTGAAATTAAATCGTCTACACCCACAACAACAGTGAAATGCGATGAATGTGGTCTAATATTAGCTGGACCGCTTAATTTAAAACGCCATCGTGATTTGCAGCATCCTGTAGGAGGTAAACGTGACTACACATGCCATATTTGTCGGAAGATTTCACCAAATCTGCGTGCACTTAAAAAGCATATACGATGTACACATGAAATGGGTTATAATTACAAATGTAATCTGTGCGAAAAGGCATTTAAGAGATCGGACAATTTAAAG GCTCATATGAGTACGCATACAGGAACACCACTATATTCCTGTCCTTGGTGTCCTAAGACTTTTAATTCCAACGGTAATATGCACAATCATCGAAAGAAAGCACATCCTGTTGAGTGGGAGGAAGCTAGACGCAAAAAGTATTCTGGTAATCTACCGCCTAATTTTAAGCCACCTACAACTACGAACAACACTCACTATTATCCGGttccagcagcaacaacaaatataaatcaaacataa